The following coding sequences are from one Deinococcus aerophilus window:
- the panD gene encoding aspartate 1-decarboxylase: MQRIMFRAKIHRATVTQADLDYVGSVTVDQDLLDAADILVNERVDIWNVTNGNRLHTYALSGPRGSGVIGINGAAAHLMRPGDLVIIAAFGQYTEEEARTLEPRVVIVDAHNRMVDLQPV, translated from the coding sequence GTGCAACGCATCATGTTCAGGGCCAAGATCCACCGCGCCACCGTGACCCAGGCTGACCTCGACTATGTGGGCAGCGTGACCGTCGACCAAGACCTGCTCGACGCCGCCGACATTCTGGTGAACGAGCGGGTGGACATCTGGAATGTCACCAACGGCAACCGGCTGCACACCTACGCCCTGAGCGGCCCGCGCGGCAGCGGCGTGATCGGCATCAACGGAGCCGCCGCCCACCTGATGCGGCCCGGTGACCTAGTGATCATCGCGGCTTTCGGCCAGTACACCGAGGAAGAGGCCCGTACCCTTGAACCCCGGGTCGTGATTGTGGACGCCCACAACCGGATGGTGGATCTGCAGCCGGTCTGA
- a CDS encoding HD-GYP domain-containing protein has protein sequence MFRTAPWSFLLFLLAAGLAGYGVYVGRPGLMAGAALLALLPAWTLGGNWRWAALLIYPVAFVASLARPGSQPSWEELLAALLITGGLGYVTLREQGAARELAWQRKTLAALRAGSERLADARDADAIIRAGVSILDTLRVAPNMAFVAYRQGTPYILAARGAYEAFLERPIHPSDNDSRSVQADHWVAEEALALLQRPQRLHYHVAPVFGRASNHLGVLILTRNTDVEFGEDEVSVVASFARLLGAQLGQWNAIRDLRDANDLTLRSLGAALERRDDDTGGHTSRVVSTSVRLARRLGWDEDQVKALRWGAYLHDLGKLAIPDRILHKQATLNSEERRIIQTHTTVGYDMLQDLHFLPAETLDLVRYHHERWDGTGYPAGLRGQNIPDTARLFSIVDVYDALSTARPYKPAWTRERSLAEIRMQAGHQFDPQYVDAFLRMMAEQDDAHLVV, from the coding sequence GTGTTCCGCACCGCGCCGTGGTCCTTTCTGCTTTTTCTGCTGGCGGCTGGTCTGGCTGGTTACGGAGTCTATGTAGGCCGTCCCGGGCTGATGGCGGGAGCCGCCCTGCTGGCGCTGCTGCCTGCCTGGACCCTGGGGGGCAACTGGCGCTGGGCGGCCCTATTGATCTATCCGGTCGCCTTCGTCGCCTCGCTGGCACGGCCCGGATCGCAGCCCTCCTGGGAAGAGCTGCTTGCGGCGCTGTTGATCACCGGCGGATTGGGGTACGTCACGCTGCGCGAACAGGGCGCGGCCCGCGAACTCGCGTGGCAACGCAAGACGCTGGCCGCGCTGCGGGCGGGCAGTGAACGCCTGGCCGATGCCCGCGACGCCGACGCGATCATCCGCGCCGGCGTGAGCATCCTGGACACCCTGCGGGTCGCGCCGAACATGGCCTTTGTGGCCTACCGCCAGGGCACGCCGTACATCCTGGCGGCGCGCGGGGCCTACGAGGCCTTTCTGGAACGTCCGATTCACCCCAGTGACAACGACAGCCGCAGCGTGCAGGCCGATCACTGGGTGGCCGAGGAAGCGCTGGCACTGCTGCAGCGTCCACAACGGCTGCACTATCACGTCGCGCCGGTGTTCGGCCGGGCCTCCAACCATCTGGGCGTGCTGATCCTGACCCGCAACACCGATGTGGAATTCGGGGAGGACGAGGTCTCGGTGGTCGCGTCCTTCGCGCGGTTGCTGGGCGCACAGCTGGGCCAGTGGAACGCCATCCGCGACCTGCGCGACGCCAACGACCTGACGCTGCGGTCGCTGGGCGCGGCCCTGGAGCGCCGCGATGACGACACCGGCGGCCACACCAGCCGGGTGGTCAGCACGAGCGTGCGCCTGGCCCGCCGGCTGGGCTGGGACGAGGATCAGGTCAAGGCCCTGCGCTGGGGCGCGTACCTGCACGACCTGGGCAAGCTGGCCATTCCGGACCGCATCTTGCACAAACAGGCGACGCTGAACAGCGAGGAACGCCGGATCATCCAGACGCACACCACGGTGGGCTACGACATGCTGCAGGACCTGCATTTTCTGCCGGCCGAGACCCTGGATCTGGTGCGCTACCACCACGAGCGCTGGGACGGCACCGGCTACCCGGCCGGTCTGCGCGGGCAGAACATTCCCGACACGGCCCGGCTGTTTTCCATTGTGGACGTGTACGACGCCCTGAGCACCGCGCGGCCCTACAAGCCCGCATGGACCCGTGAGCGTTCGCTGGCCGAGATCCGCATGCAGGCCGGGCATCAGTTTGATCCGCAGTACGTCGACGCCTTCCTGCGCATGATGGCCGAGCAGGACGACGCCCATCTGGTGGTGTAA
- a CDS encoding GNAT family N-acetyltransferase, producing the protein MATAAMDLTWTSGDASAASGILIAAALHLKDRGMPLWPESSLVPERLARYYPPACWRVAWHADAALACMCLLDTDPLFWPDDPPGEALYLHKLAVHPHAQGQGLAAHILTAGQREAAERGRSWLKLDTATARPRLRAIYETFGFQDMGRREVKGFDVTLYRLPV; encoded by the coding sequence ATGGCAACCGCCGCGATGGACCTGACCTGGACGAGCGGGGACGCCAGCGCCGCCTCGGGCATCCTGATCGCCGCCGCCCTGCACCTGAAAGACCGCGGAATGCCGCTGTGGCCGGAAAGCAGCCTGGTCCCCGAACGGTTGGCGCGGTACTACCCGCCGGCATGCTGGCGCGTGGCGTGGCACGCGGACGCGGCGCTGGCGTGCATGTGCCTGCTGGACACGGACCCCCTGTTCTGGCCGGACGACCCGCCGGGCGAGGCGCTGTACCTGCACAAACTGGCGGTGCATCCCCACGCACAGGGCCAGGGACTGGCCGCCCACATACTCACGGCGGGCCAGCGCGAGGCGGCGGAGCGTGGCCGAAGCTGGCTCAAGCTGGACACGGCCACCGCCCGCCCCAGGCTGCGGGCCATCTACGAAACCTTCGGGTTTCAGGACATGGGCCGGCGTGAGGTCAAGGGCTTCGACGTAACGCTTTACCGGCTGCCGGTCTGA
- a CDS encoding Rqc2 family fibronectin-binding protein, translating into MEGLMLARVLGDLTPQLPLRTLGWVFPDETTAALLLDGPGPGERRNLVLAYRPPQPVLFVSRERLRGEPHSPFQRFLAARVRGDLLDVQQLKLDRVVALHFAGEAGFVDQAPTRLLFEVTGRNANLLVLEEGEGFTGRIVMAAREVTGSRNRFRTIRSGGPYTPPPPYDKLDPRTLTEEEAQSLSALPLGRWRERLDGLGPLLGAELLRRSGLPGSEAPGGRWPQVLAALRSLAADPTVSQGVMQDGAREAARSEKAAALRRALSEPLEKRVTLLRNQLADVARAEEGVEAAAADREEADLLMAYAHTVAPGSVSAELPAFDGSGPRPLALEPNLSAVQNAEKRYTRARRREEVYERLLEREPVLRAELEEAEARVRHLENATLEELGALADTLQSERPEKSQYGMRFATPGGYEVLVGRNNKENATLTHRLGRSLDYWFHAQGYPGSHVLVRTGGKELAQPDILYAARLAATHSKARGSSNVPVDYTRVKFVWRPRGAPAGAVHYTDQKTVFVDGTPPDEAGASSER; encoded by the coding sequence ATGGAAGGGCTGATGCTCGCCCGGGTGCTGGGTGACCTGACGCCGCAGCTGCCCCTGCGCACGCTGGGCTGGGTCTTTCCTGACGAGACCACCGCCGCCCTGCTCCTGGACGGTCCGGGGCCGGGCGAGCGGCGCAATCTGGTACTCGCCTACCGCCCCCCCCAGCCGGTGCTGTTCGTGTCGCGTGAGCGGCTGCGCGGCGAGCCCCACAGCCCCTTCCAGCGCTTTCTGGCGGCGCGGGTGCGCGGGGACCTGCTGGACGTGCAGCAGCTCAAGCTCGACCGGGTGGTGGCCCTGCACTTTGCGGGCGAGGCGGGCTTTGTGGATCAGGCCCCCACCCGACTGCTGTTCGAGGTCACCGGACGCAACGCCAACTTGCTCGTGCTGGAGGAGGGCGAGGGCTTTACCGGACGCATCGTGATGGCCGCGCGCGAGGTCACGGGCAGCCGCAACCGCTTCCGCACCATTCGCAGCGGGGGACCATACACGCCGCCGCCGCCCTACGACAAACTCGATCCGCGTACGCTGACCGAGGAGGAGGCGCAGTCCCTGTCGGCGTTGCCCCTGGGCCGCTGGCGCGAGCGTCTGGACGGCCTGGGACCATTGCTGGGAGCCGAACTCCTGCGCCGCTCGGGGCTGCCGGGCAGCGAGGCTCCCGGCGGGCGCTGGCCGCAGGTGCTTGCGGCGCTGCGCTCGCTGGCCGCCGACCCGACCGTCAGCCAGGGGGTCATGCAGGACGGGGCCCGCGAGGCCGCCCGCAGCGAGAAGGCCGCGGCACTGCGCCGGGCCCTGTCCGAGCCGCTGGAAAAGCGCGTGACCCTGCTGCGCAATCAGCTTGCCGACGTTGCCCGCGCCGAGGAGGGCGTGGAGGCCGCCGCCGCCGACCGCGAGGAGGCCGACCTGCTGATGGCCTATGCGCATACGGTGGCGCCCGGCAGCGTCAGCGCCGAACTGCCTGCCTTCGACGGCAGCGGGCCCCGTCCGCTGGCCCTGGAGCCCAACCTCAGCGCCGTCCAGAACGCCGAGAAGCGGTACACCCGTGCCCGCCGCCGGGAAGAGGTGTACGAACGTCTGCTGGAACGCGAGCCGGTCCTGCGTGCTGAACTGGAGGAGGCTGAGGCGCGTGTGCGGCACCTGGAAAACGCCACCCTGGAGGAACTGGGCGCGCTGGCCGATACCCTGCAGTCCGAGCGTCCCGAGAAGAGCCAGTACGGCATGCGCTTTGCCACGCCGGGCGGGTACGAGGTGCTGGTGGGGCGCAACAACAAGGAAAACGCCACCCTGACCCACCGGCTGGGCCGCAGCCTGGACTACTGGTTTCATGCCCAGGGGTATCCCGGCAGCCACGTCCTCGTGCGCACCGGCGGCAAGGAGCTGGCTCAGCCGGACATCCTGTACGCCGCGCGGCTGGCGGCCACCCACAGCAAGGCGCGCGGCAGCAGCAACGTGCCGGTAGACTACACGCGCGTCAAGTTCGTGTGGCGGCCCCGGGGTGCGCCCGCCGGGGCGGTGCATTACACCGATCAGAAGACCGTGTTCGTGGACGGCACCCCGCCCGACGAAGCCGGGGCTTCCTCTGAGCGGTGA
- a CDS encoding carbohydrate kinase family protein, with protein sequence MSLPLIVSAGEALTDLVTAGENRWTAHPGGAGWNVARACAALGVPSAFAGAVGQDNFGDDLAQASAQAGLDLRFLQRVPAPTLMAVVYRSDPPAYRFLGENSADLHFDPAGLPQGWLEAARWLHVGGISLSRWPLADTLLGVIGEARAAGVKISFDPNARITHRHPDYPAVFERVARQADLMKFSDEDLAFFFPGISEPGALQQLRGMNPRAPIVITRGAQGASLYHAAGRADVKAVPVQVADTVGAGDALCAGLLVGATERPEARWTEHLALGLRAAAAACAHAGAYAPTRADVEALS encoded by the coding sequence ATGTCATTGCCACTGATTGTGAGCGCCGGAGAAGCCCTGACCGATCTGGTGACCGCTGGAGAAAACCGGTGGACAGCCCATCCGGGCGGAGCGGGCTGGAACGTTGCGCGGGCCTGCGCCGCCCTAGGGGTGCCCAGCGCCTTTGCCGGAGCGGTGGGGCAGGACAACTTCGGCGATGACCTCGCGCAGGCCTCGGCCCAGGCCGGACTGGACCTGCGCTTTCTGCAGCGCGTGCCTGCCCCCACCTTGATGGCGGTGGTCTACCGCAGCGACCCACCCGCCTACCGCTTTCTGGGCGAGAACAGCGCTGACCTGCACTTTGACCCGGCCGGGTTACCGCAGGGCTGGCTGGAAGCGGCCCGCTGGCTGCATGTGGGCGGCATCAGCCTGAGCCGCTGGCCGCTGGCCGACACCCTGCTCGGGGTGATCGGGGAGGCCCGCGCCGCCGGGGTGAAGATCAGCTTCGATCCCAACGCCCGCATCACCCACCGCCACCCGGATTATCCGGCGGTGTTCGAGCGGGTGGCGCGGCAGGCCGACCTGATGAAATTCAGCGATGAGGACCTGGCCTTCTTCTTTCCCGGGATCTCGGAGCCGGGGGCGCTGCAGCAGCTGCGCGGCATGAATCCGCGCGCGCCCATCGTGATCACGCGCGGCGCACAGGGGGCCTCGCTGTACCACGCCGCGGGCCGGGCCGACGTGAAGGCCGTGCCGGTGCAGGTCGCCGACACCGTGGGCGCGGGCGACGCCCTGTGCGCGGGCCTGCTCGTCGGGGCCACCGAGCGCCCGGAGGCCCGCTGGACCGAACATCTGGCGCTGGGCCTGCGGGCCGCCGCCGCCGCCTGCGCCCATGCCGGAGCTTACGCGCCCACACGGGCGGACGTGGAGGCGCTGAGCTAG
- a CDS encoding Rieske 2Fe-2S domain-containing protein, which translates to MISRRALLEKWWLLPVAATVGTFGYMGWYAARVTFRKQRAAAPQFQDAPPRSVAPLSALETEWDNVEFTYAGRPCTALRVPQPVEGGLTVAGGGHLVAYSRVCTHLGCPVNLVRDPEVLAFAFNYRPPPGATHPQLGCRCHFSVFDPLQAGEAVFGKANAPLPRVRLEVRDATVWATGIEPAPPQDG; encoded by the coding sequence ATGATTTCCCGCCGCGCCCTCCTTGAAAAGTGGTGGCTGCTGCCGGTGGCGGCCACCGTGGGAACCTTCGGATACATGGGCTGGTATGCCGCGCGCGTGACCTTCCGCAAGCAGCGGGCCGCCGCGCCGCAGTTTCAGGACGCCCCTCCCCGGTCCGTGGCGCCGCTGTCTGCCCTGGAAACCGAGTGGGACAACGTGGAGTTCACGTATGCCGGCCGGCCCTGCACGGCGCTGCGCGTGCCCCAGCCCGTGGAGGGCGGGCTGACTGTGGCGGGGGGCGGGCATCTGGTGGCGTACTCGCGGGTCTGCACGCACCTGGGGTGCCCGGTGAACCTGGTGCGGGACCCGGAGGTCCTCGCCTTCGCCTTCAACTACCGCCCCCCCCCGGGGGCCACCCACCCGCAGCTGGGCTGCCGCTGCCACTTCAGCGTCTTCGATCCCCTGCAGGCCGGGGAGGCCGTGTTCGGCAAGGCCAACGCGCCGCTGCCCCGGGTGCGGCTGGAAGTGCGGGACGCCACGGTCTGGGCCACCGGCATTGAGCCTGCGCCGCCGCAGGACGGCTAA